GACGATGCGCATGAGGCCATCAAGCGGCTCGAGGTGGAAGTCGAGGGACGGGGCATCTAGCACTTCCACGCGACCGGCACTAAGCCACCAAACATTTGTCATCACACCGGAGACCCCAGGAGATGGGACGTATCATGGGCATCACGCTTCTCGTGCTCGCGGCGGCATTCGGCGGCCTTTACGCTTACACCCTGTGGTTCGTGAACCAGACCGAAGAGCGCTACCCGCCTCTCGGCGCCTTCGTGGAGGTTGAAGGCACGCGTCTGCACTATGTCGACAAGGGAGAGGGCGTGCCTGTCGTGCTGGTGCACGGGGCGAGCGGTAACATGCGCGACTATGCCAACTCCATATTGGATGATCTGGCGCGGACCCACCGGGTCATTGCGTTCGACCGGCCGGGACATGGCTGGAGCGAGCGCTCAGGCATCGACGACATCCATGACCCGGCCGTTCAGGCACGGCTGATCAATGCCGCCGTCCGCAAGCTGGGTGTCGGGCGGCACGTGCTCGTGGGGCATTCCTGGGGCGGTGCGGTGGCCATGGCCTATGCGCTGGATTATCCGGATGACCTCATCGGTCTAGTTCCCATGTCAGGCGCGACGCATCCGTGGCCCGGCGGCGTTGCCTGGTATCATGATCTTGTCCACACGCCTGTGGTCGGCGGGTTCTTTCTCCGTACACTGATGGTTCCTGTGGGGCAGCAGCTCAAGGGTGCGGGTGTCGTCGGCAATTTTGCGCCCGACGAGGCGCCGGAGGGATTTGCGGATGCCATCGGGCTGGACCTGCTTTTCAGGCCGACCACCTTTGCCGCCAATTCGCAGGACGTCCGAAACCTGAAGGCGGCGCTGGCCCGCCAGTCCGAGCGATATGGCGACGTTGACGTGCCGACGATTATCATTCACGGCGGCGGCGACCGG
The sequence above is drawn from the Pyruvatibacter mobilis genome and encodes:
- a CDS encoding alpha/beta fold hydrolase — encoded protein: MGRIMGITLLVLAAAFGGLYAYTLWFVNQTEERYPPLGAFVEVEGTRLHYVDKGEGVPVVLVHGASGNMRDYANSILDDLARTHRVIAFDRPGHGWSERSGIDDIHDPAVQARLINAAVRKLGVGRHVLVGHSWGGAVAMAYALDYPDDLIGLVPMSGATHPWPGGVAWYHDLVHTPVVGGFFLRTLMVPVGQQLKGAGVVGNFAPDEAPEGFADAIGLDLLFRPTTFAANSQDVRNLKAALARQSERYGDVDVPTIIIHGGGDRSVSFKLHSVPLHEAIAGSELIRLRGTGHMPHYAAPEHVLDAIGRLARGEAPRSGITVVEKGAPLQVAAAD